The following proteins come from a genomic window of Streptomyces sp. GS7:
- the paaB gene encoding 1,2-phenylacetyl-CoA epoxidase subunit PaaB, producing the protein MTTARPSDTPTPSAAAASAAATADTGSGAAPRPADWPLWEVFVRSRRGLSHTHAGSLHAPDAEMALRNARDLYTRRSEGVSLWVVPSAQITASSPDEKDEFFEPAGDKPYRHPTFYEIPEGVHHL; encoded by the coding sequence ATGACGACAGCACGTCCCTCGGACACCCCGACGCCGTCCGCCGCAGCGGCATCCGCGGCGGCGACGGCGGACACCGGCTCCGGGGCGGCCCCCCGCCCCGCCGACTGGCCGCTGTGGGAGGTCTTCGTCCGCAGCCGCCGCGGCCTGTCGCACACCCACGCCGGCAGCCTGCACGCCCCCGACGCCGAAATGGCGCTGCGCAACGCCCGCGACCTGTACACCCGCCGCTCGGAAGGCGTCTCCCTCTGGGTGGTCCCCTCCGCCCAGATCACCGCCTCCTCACCGGACGAGAAGGACGAGTTCTTCGAACCGGCCGGCGACAAGCCCTACCGCCACCCGACCTTCTACGAGATCCCGGAGGGGGTGCACCACCTGTGA
- the paaA gene encoding 1,2-phenylacetyl-CoA epoxidase subunit PaaA yields the protein MTTIALEETAREAVFDATVAADERIEPRDWMPDAYRSSLVRQIAQHAHSEIIGMQPEANWITRAPSLRRKAILMAKVQDEAGHGLYLYSAAETLGTGRDELLDKLHSGRQKYSSIFNYPTLTWADVGAIGWLVDGAAITNQVPLCRCSYGPYARAMIRVCKEESFHQRQGYELLLTLSRGTEAQHAMAQDAVNRWWWPSLMMFGPPDDESAHSAQSMAWKIKRHSNDELRQRFVDICVPQAEALGLTLPDPDLRWNEEREHWDFGPIDWAEFREVLKGNGPCNEERIGRRRRAHEEGAWVREAAAAHAAKAAHATTNAGHTARTAGTGEANR from the coding sequence ATGACGACGATCGCGCTGGAGGAAACGGCCCGCGAGGCCGTGTTCGACGCCACCGTGGCCGCGGACGAGCGGATCGAACCACGGGACTGGATGCCGGACGCCTACCGCTCATCGCTGGTGCGGCAGATCGCACAGCACGCCCACTCCGAGATCATCGGCATGCAGCCCGAGGCGAACTGGATCACCCGCGCGCCGTCGCTGCGCCGCAAGGCGATCCTGATGGCCAAGGTGCAGGACGAGGCCGGCCACGGCCTGTATCTCTACAGCGCCGCCGAGACCCTCGGCACCGGCCGCGACGAACTGCTCGACAAGCTCCACTCAGGCCGCCAGAAGTACTCCTCGATCTTCAACTACCCCACCCTGACCTGGGCCGACGTCGGCGCCATCGGCTGGCTCGTGGACGGCGCGGCGATAACGAACCAGGTCCCCCTGTGCCGGTGCTCCTACGGCCCGTACGCCCGAGCAATGATCCGCGTCTGCAAGGAGGAGTCCTTCCACCAACGGCAGGGATACGAGCTCCTGCTCACCCTCAGCCGCGGCACCGAGGCTCAGCACGCCATGGCGCAGGACGCGGTGAACCGCTGGTGGTGGCCCTCCCTGATGATGTTCGGCCCGCCCGACGACGAATCGGCGCACTCCGCGCAGTCCATGGCCTGGAAGATCAAGCGGCACTCCAACGACGAACTGCGCCAGCGCTTCGTGGACATCTGCGTCCCGCAGGCCGAGGCCCTCGGGCTGACACTCCCCGACCCGGACCTGCGGTGGAACGAGGAGCGGGAGCACTGGGACTTCGGACCGATCGACTGGGCCGAGTTCCGCGAGGTGCTCAAGGGCAACGGCCCCTGCAACGAAGAGCGGATCGGCCGCCGGCGCCGCGCCCACGAAGAGGGCGCCTGGGTGCGCGAGGCAGCCGCCGCGCACGCCGCAAAGGCCGCGCACGCCACAACGAACGCCGGGCACACGGCCCGCACGGCCGGTACGGGAGAGGCGAACCGATGA
- a CDS encoding DUF5819 family protein, whose amino-acid sequence MQSYGDESRPLAALSLPSRIVIGAAACAIAVSVALHLAMMFLHVAPSNTLSKQQSKLISDYVYPEYEQNWKLFAPNPLQQNIAVQARARVRTQDGTLQTTGWTDLTAQDGRAILHNPLPSHTQQNQLRRGWELFTNTHDAQDRPIGRRGELSERYIRRIVMLRMSAEWTKGGGRVEEIQVRSQTTAVQPPPWSDEKISDKPVYRVLPWWQVTANDLPEGATNK is encoded by the coding sequence ATGCAGTCATACGGGGACGAATCGCGGCCACTGGCCGCGCTGTCGCTGCCCTCGCGGATCGTCATAGGCGCAGCGGCCTGCGCCATCGCCGTCAGCGTCGCGCTGCATCTCGCCATGATGTTTCTGCACGTCGCGCCGTCGAACACGCTCAGCAAGCAGCAGAGCAAGCTGATCAGCGACTACGTCTATCCCGAGTACGAGCAGAACTGGAAGCTGTTCGCGCCCAACCCCCTCCAGCAGAACATCGCGGTCCAGGCCCGCGCCCGGGTGCGCACCCAGGACGGCACGTTGCAGACCACCGGCTGGACCGATCTGACCGCCCAGGACGGCCGAGCCATCCTCCACAACCCGCTGCCCAGCCACACCCAGCAGAACCAACTCCGCCGCGGCTGGGAGCTCTTCACGAACACCCATGACGCCCAGGACCGCCCCATCGGCAGGCGCGGCGAGCTGTCCGAGCGCTACATCCGGCGGATCGTGATGCTCCGGATGTCCGCGGAGTGGACCAAGGGCGGCGGCCGGGTCGAGGAGATCCAGGTCCGGTCGCAGACGACGGCGGTGCAGCCGCCCCCGTGGAGCGACGAGAAGATCAGCGACAAGCCCGTCTACCGCGTGCTGCCCTGGTGGCAGGTCACCGCAAACGACCTGCCCGAGGGGGCGACGAACAAGTGA
- a CDS encoding HTTM domain-containing protein, whose amino-acid sequence MTSPTPQQPHSAPPAPGTPGEAAVQEAPTSYEETRIERAIGRGFIWVTGRAMAPYQTAVIRIGFAATWLLFLLREWPNRQELYGPGGPWNAGMARELLHGNHAFSVLLWSDSRSWFECVYLLAIVASALLMLGWRTRTMSVLFMLGVLSLQNRSVFIGDGGDNVIHLMSMYLVLTRCGQVWSLDARRAKRAAAAATEEGAAGTTPPRDLPGIVLWAVLGLGLAAAQVQGGYALTWFGHGPFPYVGWSLVLWGLWATHGLWWAVRRHAPGEPRIVLDTLAKLAHNGALLVIMVEVCLIYSTAGWYKIQGSRWQDGTAVFYPMHLDYFSPWPALSQMFGSNGLMIMLVTYGTVMVQVAFPFTLFNRRLKNVLLVVMICEHLSIAFLLGLPFFSLAMITADAVFLPTNFLTWLSGKLSGLRRRLFPRGAGTGTDTGSGGVEPETRTHSAGDGRPVVG is encoded by the coding sequence GTGACTTCGCCGACGCCGCAGCAGCCGCACTCCGCCCCGCCGGCCCCCGGCACCCCCGGGGAGGCCGCCGTCCAGGAGGCCCCCACCTCCTACGAGGAGACCCGCATCGAGCGCGCGATAGGCCGCGGCTTCATATGGGTCACCGGCCGGGCCATGGCCCCGTACCAGACCGCCGTCATCCGGATCGGCTTCGCCGCCACCTGGCTGCTGTTCCTCTTGCGGGAGTGGCCCAACCGCCAGGAGCTCTACGGGCCCGGCGGCCCCTGGAACGCCGGGATGGCGCGTGAGCTCCTCCACGGCAACCACGCCTTCTCCGTCCTGCTCTGGTCCGACAGCCGGAGCTGGTTCGAGTGCGTCTACCTCCTCGCCATCGTGGCCAGCGCCCTGCTGATGCTCGGCTGGCGCACCCGCACCATGTCGGTGCTGTTCATGTTGGGCGTGCTCTCGCTGCAGAACCGCAGCGTCTTCATAGGAGACGGCGGCGACAACGTCATCCACCTGATGTCGATGTATCTCGTTCTGACCCGCTGTGGGCAGGTGTGGTCGCTGGACGCGCGCCGCGCCAAGCGGGCGGCCGCCGCGGCGACCGAGGAGGGCGCGGCGGGCACCACACCGCCCCGCGACCTGCCCGGCATCGTCCTGTGGGCGGTGCTCGGCCTCGGCCTGGCCGCGGCCCAGGTGCAGGGAGGCTACGCGCTGACCTGGTTCGGCCACGGGCCGTTCCCGTACGTCGGCTGGAGCCTGGTGCTGTGGGGTCTGTGGGCGACGCACGGCCTGTGGTGGGCGGTGCGGCGCCACGCCCCGGGGGAGCCGCGGATCGTCCTCGACACCCTCGCCAAGCTCGCGCACAACGGCGCACTGCTGGTGATCATGGTCGAGGTCTGCCTGATCTACTCCACCGCCGGCTGGTACAAGATCCAGGGCTCGCGCTGGCAGGACGGCACCGCGGTCTTCTACCCGATGCACCTGGACTACTTCTCCCCCTGGCCGGCGCTGTCCCAGATGTTCGGCAGCAACGGCTTGATGATCATGCTGGTGACCTACGGGACGGTGATGGTGCAGGTCGCCTTCCCGTTCACGCTCTTCAACCGCCGGCTCAAGAACGTGCTGCTCGTCGTGATGATCTGCGAGCACCTCTCGATCGCGTTCCTGCTCGGGCTGCCGTTCTTCTCGCTCGCGATGATCACCGCCGACGCCGTCTTCCTGCCCACGAACTTCCTGACCTGGCTCTCCGGGAAACTCTCCGGGCTGCGCCGGCGGCTGTTCCCGCGCGGCGCCGGCACCGGTACGGACACCGGATCCGGCGGCGTCGAGCCCGAGACCCGTACGCATTCCGCCGGCGATGGCCGGCCGGTCGTGGGCTGA
- a CDS encoding TrmH family RNA methyltransferase gives MSEDEITRVVRQWRDAAPEAVLLDGFHAVKHALRFEADVRLAISGDKGSVLALAEELADDLTNRIDDLVTEVPAETYRDLVPRVHPTHVAALAVRPSLQRNLDDLSRAPRQAPVVVLENPRNLGNVGAVVRLAAGFGATGVVTTGDMDPWHPNVVRAAAGLHYATAVEGLPLDDLPPGPVYALDPEGDDIRSVVLPDDALLAFGSERHGISPELRKRATRLVALPMRPQVSSYNLATSVAMALFHWGGPPPAP, from the coding sequence GTGAGTGAGGACGAGATCACGAGAGTCGTACGGCAGTGGCGGGACGCTGCGCCCGAGGCGGTGCTGCTGGACGGGTTCCATGCCGTGAAGCACGCGCTTCGCTTTGAGGCGGACGTTCGCCTCGCGATCTCCGGCGACAAAGGCTCTGTCCTGGCACTGGCGGAAGAGCTGGCCGACGACCTCACGAACCGCATCGACGATCTTGTGACCGAGGTGCCGGCCGAAACCTACCGGGACCTTGTGCCGAGGGTGCACCCCACACACGTGGCCGCTCTGGCGGTCAGACCCAGCCTGCAGCGGAATCTGGACGACTTGTCGAGAGCCCCACGGCAGGCACCGGTCGTCGTCCTGGAGAATCCCCGCAACCTGGGGAATGTCGGCGCCGTGGTCCGGCTTGCGGCGGGGTTCGGGGCCACCGGCGTGGTCACGACCGGCGACATGGATCCGTGGCACCCCAACGTGGTGCGCGCGGCAGCGGGCCTTCATTACGCGACTGCCGTGGAAGGTCTCCCGCTCGACGACCTACCGCCGGGGCCGGTGTACGCGCTGGACCCGGAGGGAGACGACATCAGATCTGTGGTGCTTCCTGACGACGCGCTGCTGGCGTTCGGATCCGAGCGGCACGGGATATCGCCGGAACTCCGCAAGCGGGCCACCAGGCTCGTGGCACTCCCGATGCGGCCCCAGGTGTCCAGCTACAACCTGGCCACGAGCGTCGCCATGGCTCTCTTCCACTGGGGAGGCCCGCCTCCAGCGCCGTGA
- the paaN gene encoding phenylacetic acid degradation protein PaaN, whose amino-acid sequence MAAEPTAAQLIEKHRLTLDKALEAIRTREYWSPHPEHPKAYGENAAPEGLAAFEALRGTRFAVDQPGTDDWTGEEVSPYGPELGITYPHPDVSVLLPAMRAAIPAWRDAGPEARAAVCLEILARISARTHEFAQAVMHTSGQAFMMAFQAGGPHAQDRGLEAVAYAYAEQTRTPEKAAWSKPQGKRDPLELAKSFTAVPRGVALVIGCNTFPTWNGYPGLFASLATGNPVLVKPHPRAVLPLALTVQVAREVLAEAGFPADLVCLAVDKPGEGLAKTLAVRPEVRIIDYTGSTAFGDWLEENARQAQVFTEKAGVNTVVIESTDDYKGMLGNLAFSLSLYSGQMCTTPQNLLIPRDGIGTDAGPKSYDEVVSDLAGAVSGLLGDDARANALLGAIVNPQVKERIDAASGLGEVGLASREVAHPEFPKATVRTPVIVKLDGAKPDAEATYLSECFGPVSFAVAVDSAADAVALLRRTIRDKGAMTVGAYTTSPEVERLVEDACLEECAQLSLNLTGGVYVNQTAAFSDFHGSGGNPAANAVLCDAAFVANRFRTVEVRREA is encoded by the coding sequence ATGGCCGCCGAACCGACCGCAGCGCAGTTGATCGAGAAGCACCGCCTGACCCTCGACAAGGCGCTGGAAGCGATCCGCACCCGCGAGTACTGGTCCCCGCACCCCGAGCACCCCAAGGCGTACGGCGAGAACGCCGCGCCGGAGGGCCTGGCCGCCTTCGAGGCGCTGCGCGGCACCCGTTTCGCCGTCGACCAGCCCGGCACGGACGACTGGACGGGCGAGGAAGTCTCGCCGTACGGCCCGGAGTTGGGCATCACCTATCCGCATCCGGACGTCTCGGTGCTGCTGCCGGCCATGCGGGCCGCGATCCCCGCATGGCGGGACGCGGGCCCCGAGGCGCGCGCCGCGGTCTGTCTGGAGATCCTGGCGCGGATCAGCGCGCGCACCCATGAGTTCGCCCAGGCCGTGATGCACACCAGTGGGCAGGCGTTCATGATGGCCTTCCAGGCGGGCGGGCCGCACGCCCAGGACCGCGGTCTGGAGGCGGTGGCGTATGCGTACGCCGAGCAGACCCGGACGCCGGAGAAGGCCGCCTGGTCCAAGCCGCAGGGCAAGCGCGATCCGCTGGAGCTGGCCAAGAGCTTCACGGCCGTGCCGCGCGGTGTCGCCCTGGTGATCGGCTGCAACACCTTCCCGACGTGGAACGGCTATCCCGGCCTGTTCGCCTCGCTGGCCACCGGCAATCCGGTGCTGGTCAAGCCGCATCCGCGCGCCGTGCTCCCGCTGGCGCTGACCGTCCAGGTGGCCCGTGAGGTGCTGGCCGAGGCCGGCTTCCCCGCGGACCTGGTGTGCCTGGCCGTGGACAAGCCGGGCGAGGGGCTGGCCAAGACGCTGGCCGTGCGCCCCGAGGTGCGGATCATCGACTACACCGGCTCGACCGCCTTCGGCGACTGGCTGGAAGAGAACGCCCGCCAGGCCCAGGTCTTCACGGAGAAGGCCGGTGTCAACACCGTCGTCATCGAATCCACCGACGACTACAAGGGCATGCTCGGCAACCTCGCGTTCTCGCTGTCGCTCTACAGCGGCCAGATGTGCACCACCCCGCAGAATCTGCTGATCCCCCGGGACGGCATCGGCACGGACGCCGGGCCGAAGTCGTACGACGAGGTGGTCAGCGATCTGGCGGGCGCGGTGAGCGGCCTGCTCGGCGACGACGCGCGAGCCAACGCGCTGCTCGGCGCGATCGTCAATCCGCAGGTCAAGGAGCGGATCGACGCGGCCTCGGGGCTCGGCGAGGTCGGGCTGGCCTCCCGTGAGGTGGCCCATCCCGAGTTCCCCAAGGCCACGGTCCGCACGCCGGTGATCGTCAAGCTGGACGGCGCCAAGCCGGACGCCGAGGCGACGTATCTCTCGGAGTGCTTCGGCCCGGTGTCGTTCGCGGTGGCCGTCGACTCCGCGGCCGACGCGGTCGCTCTGCTGCGGCGCACGATCCGCGACAAGGGCGCCATGACGGTCGGCGCCTACACCACCTCGCCCGAGGTGGAGCGGCTGGTCGAGGACGCCTGCCTGGAGGAGTGCGCGCAGCTGTCGCTGAACCTGACCGGCGGGGTCTATGTGAACCAGACCGCGGCGTTCTCCGACTTCCACGGCTCGGGCGGCAATCCGGCGGCCAACGCCGTGCTGTGCGACGCCGCGTTCGTGGCGAACCGCTTCCGGACGGTGGAGGTGAGGCGGGAGGCGTGA
- a CDS encoding 3-hydroxyacyl-CoA dehydrogenase: MTAIGTSSTVAVVGTGTMGQGIAQVALVAGHRVRLYDTAPGRAERAARAIGQRLDRLVEKGRIPTAERDAARERLSPAASLGELADAALVVEAILEQLPAKQELFRSLEDVVAADCLLATNTSSLSVTAVAGPLRHPGRCVGLHFFNPAPLLPLVEVVSGFATDEAAATTAYETAAAWGKTPVRCADTPGFIVNRIARPFYAEALRLYEERAADPATIDAVLREGGGFKMGPFELTDLIGQDVNEAVTHSVWTAFFQDPKFTPSLAQRRLVESGLHGRKTGRGWFDYAEDARRPAPHTAEPCPAPASVALHAKLPGPARVLHELIEEAGIKITRDRAPGESEGFVRLPGGARLAMTNGSPATSAARGASIRFDLSLDYRAATRIALAPSAAVSEADLAEAVGLFQALGKEVSVIDDVPGMIVARTVAMIIDFAVDAAARGVATPEDIDTAMRLGVNYPGGPMEWAERLGAQWVWDLLDSLHHQNAGGRYAPSWALRRRADHEELVL, translated from the coding sequence ATGACGGCAATCGGAACCAGCAGCACGGTTGCAGTGGTCGGTACCGGCACCATGGGGCAGGGAATCGCGCAGGTGGCGCTGGTCGCGGGCCATCGCGTACGCCTCTACGACACCGCCCCGGGCCGCGCGGAGCGGGCCGCCCGGGCCATCGGGCAACGGCTCGACCGGCTGGTGGAGAAAGGCCGGATCCCGACGGCGGAGCGGGATGCCGCACGCGAACGCCTCTCCCCCGCCGCGTCTCTCGGCGAACTGGCCGACGCCGCGCTGGTCGTCGAGGCGATCCTGGAACAACTTCCGGCCAAACAGGAGCTGTTCCGTTCCCTGGAGGACGTGGTCGCGGCGGACTGCCTGCTCGCCACCAACACCTCCTCCCTGTCCGTGACCGCGGTCGCGGGCCCGCTGCGCCACCCCGGCCGCTGTGTGGGCCTGCACTTCTTCAACCCCGCACCGCTCCTCCCGCTGGTCGAGGTCGTCAGCGGCTTCGCGACCGACGAGGCCGCCGCCACCACGGCGTACGAGACCGCCGCGGCCTGGGGAAAGACCCCGGTGCGCTGTGCCGACACCCCCGGCTTCATCGTCAACCGCATCGCCCGCCCCTTCTACGCCGAGGCCCTGCGCCTCTACGAGGAGCGGGCCGCCGACCCCGCGACCATCGACGCCGTGCTGCGCGAGGGCGGCGGCTTCAAGATGGGCCCGTTCGAGCTCACCGACCTCATCGGGCAGGACGTGAACGAAGCGGTCACTCACTCCGTGTGGACCGCCTTCTTCCAGGACCCGAAGTTCACGCCCTCCCTGGCGCAGCGCCGGCTGGTGGAGTCCGGGCTGCACGGCCGCAAGACGGGGCGCGGCTGGTTCGACTACGCCGAGGACGCCCGCCGGCCCGCGCCGCACACCGCCGAGCCCTGCCCGGCTCCCGCCTCGGTCGCCCTGCACGCCAAGCTGCCCGGCCCGGCCCGGGTGCTGCACGAGCTGATCGAGGAGGCCGGCATCAAGATCACCCGCGACCGGGCACCAGGGGAGTCCGAGGGCTTCGTCCGGCTGCCCGGCGGTGCCCGCCTCGCGATGACCAACGGCTCCCCGGCCACCAGCGCGGCCCGCGGCGCCTCCATCCGCTTCGATCTCTCGCTCGACTACCGGGCCGCGACGCGGATCGCCCTCGCGCCCTCGGCGGCGGTCTCCGAAGCGGACCTCGCGGAGGCCGTCGGCCTGTTCCAGGCGCTGGGTAAAGAGGTCAGCGTGATCGACGACGTCCCGGGCATGATCGTCGCCCGTACGGTCGCGATGATCATCGACTTCGCCGTGGACGCTGCGGCCCGCGGGGTCGCCACCCCCGAGGACATCGACACGGCCATGCGGCTCGGCGTGAACTACCCCGGCGGCCCCATGGAGTGGGCCGAGCGGCTCGGCGCCCAGTGGGTATGGGATCTGCTGGATTCCCTGCACCACCAGAATGCCGGCGGACGCTACGCACCGTCCTGGGCGCTACGGCGCCGTGCGGACCACGAGGAATTGGTGCTCTAA
- a CDS encoding TetR/AcrR family transcriptional regulator — protein MTMAKRDAYTPDSLLAVSVEVFIERGYDGTSMEHLSKAAGISKSSIYHHVRSKEELLRRAITRALDGLFGVLEEPGAVQGRAIERLEYVTRREAEVLMDELPYVTLLLRVRGNTDTERWAMERRREFDHRVAELLKEAAADGDLRDDVDIRLATRLLFGMINSIVEWYRPGRGDAASRDEVAEAVVRTAFGGLRSA, from the coding sequence ATGACCATGGCCAAGCGCGACGCCTATACGCCCGATTCGCTGCTCGCGGTCTCCGTGGAGGTGTTCATCGAGCGCGGCTACGACGGCACGTCCATGGAGCACCTGTCCAAGGCGGCCGGCATCTCGAAATCGTCGATCTACCACCATGTGCGCAGCAAGGAAGAGCTGCTGCGCCGTGCGATAACCCGCGCCCTGGACGGGCTGTTCGGGGTCCTGGAAGAGCCTGGCGCCGTCCAGGGACGGGCCATCGAGCGACTGGAGTACGTCACCAGGCGCGAGGCCGAGGTGCTGATGGACGAACTCCCCTATGTGACGCTGCTGTTGCGGGTACGCGGAAATACGGACACCGAGCGGTGGGCCATGGAGCGCCGCCGGGAGTTCGACCACAGGGTCGCCGAACTGCTCAAGGAGGCCGCCGCCGACGGTGACCTGCGGGACGACGTGGACATCCGGCTGGCCACCCGGCTGCTCTTCGGCATGATCAACTCGATCGTCGAGTGGTACCGCCCGGGACGCGGCGACGCGGCCAGCCGTGACGAGGTCGCCGAGGCCGTGGTCCGCACGGCGTTCGGGGGGCTGCGGAGCGCCTGA
- a CDS encoding Lrp/AsnC family transcriptional regulator: MPEEQMANPGGQPPVTPAPPAPTARPLDTIDRAILRLLRTDGRASIRSVAEQVHVSRANAYARINRLLDDGVIRGFSALVDQERAGQGASAYITLKIVQNSWRTVRKQLTALPGAAHIALVSGDFDVLLLVHTKDNRELRELVLTRIQSIPEVLSTRTLLVFEETDLGVEEG; the protein is encoded by the coding sequence ATGCCGGAGGAACAGATGGCCAATCCAGGCGGGCAGCCACCGGTGACGCCCGCTCCGCCCGCTCCGACAGCGCGCCCCCTCGACACCATCGACCGAGCCATCCTGCGCCTGCTGCGCACCGACGGCCGGGCCTCCATACGCTCCGTCGCCGAGCAGGTGCACGTCTCCCGCGCCAATGCCTACGCCCGGATCAACCGGCTGCTCGACGACGGCGTCATCCGTGGCTTCAGCGCCCTCGTAGACCAGGAAAGAGCAGGTCAGGGCGCCTCCGCCTACATCACGCTAAAGATCGTTCAGAACTCCTGGCGGACCGTGCGCAAGCAGCTCACCGCGCTGCCCGGAGCCGCCCACATCGCTCTGGTGAGCGGCGACTTCGACGTCCTGCTGCTCGTCCACACCAAGGACAACCGCGAGCTACGGGAGCTGGTCCTCACCCGCATCCAGTCGATCCCGGAAGTGCTCAGCACCCGCACCTTGCTCGTCTTCGAGGAGACCGATCTGGGGGTGGAGGAGGGATAA
- the pdhA gene encoding pyruvate dehydrogenase (acetyl-transferring) E1 component subunit alpha gives MTVLEQPGSRRHTSGLAGPPPDWRPRVDPAPLLPDAKPYRLLGTDAARGVDRGLLKRLYAELVRGRRYNAQATALTRQGRLAVYPSSTGQEACQVAAALALEDRDWLFPSYRDTLAAVARGLDPVQALTLLRGDWHTGYDPHEHRIAPLCTPLATQLPHAVGLAHAARLKGDDVVALAMVGDGGTSEGDFHEALNFAAVWQAPVVFLVQNNGFAISVPLAKQTAAPSLAHKAVGYGMPGRLVDGNDAPAMHDVLTEAIRRAREGGGPTLVEAVTYRLEAHTNADDATRYRTDDEVETWRAHDPIALMERELTDRGLLTDAFVATTRESAEHLAADLRERMNATPLLDPMDLFDNVFTRQTSQLRDQAAQLRAELAAEAEGHTEHAAGAAAPAQEARP, from the coding sequence ATGACGGTCCTTGAGCAGCCCGGCAGCAGAAGGCACACGAGCGGCCTGGCCGGACCGCCGCCCGACTGGCGGCCCCGCGTAGACCCGGCACCCCTTCTGCCCGACGCGAAGCCGTACCGCCTCCTGGGGACGGACGCCGCCCGCGGGGTCGACCGGGGGCTGCTGAAGCGGCTGTACGCGGAGCTGGTGCGGGGCCGTCGGTACAACGCCCAGGCCACCGCGCTGACGCGGCAGGGGCGGCTGGCGGTCTACCCGTCCTCCACAGGGCAGGAGGCATGCCAGGTCGCCGCGGCGCTCGCGCTCGAAGACCGCGACTGGCTCTTCCCCAGCTACCGCGACACCCTGGCCGCCGTGGCCCGCGGCCTCGATCCCGTACAGGCGCTGACGCTCCTGCGGGGCGACTGGCACACCGGATACGACCCGCACGAGCACCGCATCGCCCCCCTGTGCACCCCGCTCGCCACGCAACTCCCCCACGCCGTGGGCCTGGCACACGCCGCCCGCCTCAAGGGCGACGACGTGGTCGCGCTGGCGATGGTCGGCGACGGCGGCACGAGCGAGGGCGATTTCCACGAGGCGCTGAACTTCGCCGCGGTGTGGCAGGCGCCGGTCGTCTTCCTCGTACAGAACAACGGCTTCGCGATCTCCGTCCCGCTCGCCAAGCAGACCGCCGCGCCGTCGCTCGCCCACAAGGCGGTCGGCTACGGCATGCCCGGTCGCCTGGTGGACGGCAATGACGCGCCCGCGATGCACGACGTCCTCACCGAGGCGATACGGCGGGCCCGTGAGGGCGGCGGCCCCACCCTGGTCGAGGCCGTGACCTACCGCCTTGAGGCGCACACCAACGCCGATGACGCCACCCGCTACCGCACCGACGACGAGGTCGAGACCTGGCGGGCGCACGACCCGATAGCCCTGATGGAGCGCGAGCTGACGGACCGGGGTCTGCTCACCGACGCCTTCGTCGCCACCACCCGGGAGAGCGCCGAGCACCTGGCGGCCGACCTGCGGGAGCGGATGAACGCCACCCCGCTGCTGGACCCGATGGACCTGTTCGACAACGTATTCACCCGGCAGACCAGCCAACTGCGCGACCAGGCCGCCCAGTTGCGTGCCGAGCTGGCCGCCGAGGCCGAGGGACACACCGAGCACGCAGCGGGCGCCGCGGCGCCCGCCCAGGAGGCCAGGCCATGA